DNA sequence from the Acidothermus cellulolyticus 11B genome:
GGCCCGATTGCAGCCGTTTCACCCCAGCCACGACCCGGCGCGTCCACCGGATCAACGGCCGGTAGAGGAAGGCGCCGACCGCTTCGACGACGTCGCTGGTGTATCCAAGCTGGACGTCGCCCACTCCCCGCTGTCCCGACCCGGCCCGGCCGCCGGTCGCCGCTTCCAGCGCCCGCAGCTCCGTGCGCGTGAGCAGCAACCCGGCAAGCAGTTTCCGTGTCGGGTTGGTGTACCCGAACGCCGTGTACCGGTCATGGCCGGCCACCCCGCCGGTCGCCGATCGCCATGCCGGTACTCGGCGGACTCGAAGCATGGCCAGCCGGGATCCCGTCAAACCGATTCCGGCGGCCAGCGCGAGGAACCCGGGAAGAACGATCCACAGCCAGCTCGGGGAGAGGATCGAAAAGTCGGCGAAGACCGGCTGCAGCACCCATGGTCCGTTGAGCGCTTGCGTCACCAGGTCACGCCCGACGAGCGGATCCAGTCCGGCCGCGATGAAGCGGATCACCTCGGGCGCTATGGCGGCCGTCGCGAGGCAGACCAGGCTGAGTATTGCGACGGCTGATCCGCCAAGCCAGCCGAGATCACCGCGTTCTCTATTGGTTGCGGCTTGGCCGTTGCGCTTGCCCAGGACGACGAATCCGAAGAGCCGGACGAACGTCACGCCGGCAAAGCCGGTGGTCAGCGCAACGAGAGCACCCGCGACCGCCATCGCCACCTTGACGGCCAGGCCGGTGAGCCGGAACTGCTGCATGAGCGCCTCGAGGAGGAACCATTCGGAGACGAAGCCTGCGGTCAGCGGCAATCCCGCCAATGTGATCGAACCGATCGCGAGTCCCGCGCCGGAGGCCGGCAGTCGCCGTCCGATGCCGACCAGCTCGTCGAGGTCGTCGCTTCCGACGTGCCGCTCAGGACCGGCCGCCGATACGAAGAGCAGCGCCTTCGCCGCGGCGTGAGCGATGACCTGCAGCGTCGCGGCAAGCAACCCAACGGCGACCAGCCGGGGTTGGCCGACGTACCAACCGGCCAGCGCCACCCCGTAACCGGCGAGAATCAGCCCGGCATTCTCCACGCTGGAGTAAGCAATTACGCGCATCAGGTGCGTCTGAACCGCGGCATGCGCGATGCCCAGGATCGCGGTGATGCCGGCGACCACCAGGACGGCAACCACCAGCCAGACGGGTGGGCGTCCGAGCAGCGCCGCCGTCCGGTACAGACCGTAGAAGCCCACGTTGACGGCCGCGCCGGCAAGCAGCGCGCGGACCGGGCCGACCGCCGCGGCGTAGGTGGGCGGCACCCACACGTGAAACGGCAGCAGCCCAACCTTGCTCGCGAACCCGGCGACGAGCAGGGCGTACGCGATGTCGTGCCGCGGGCCGAGGTGGACGGCGAGGTCGGCGAACCGCCAGCCGCCGGGACCCTGTTGCGGCGCGGCCAGCAGCAGGAATCCCACCAGGAGCAGGCCACCGCCGATCTTCCCGAAGGAGAACGCGGTCATCGCCGCCCGACCGCCGCCGGAGCGCTGCGGCGCACCCGCGAGCAGGTAGAAGGCCAGCGACAGCAGCTCCCACCCGCCGACGAGGACGAAGACGTCGTCCGCTGCTATGACCAGTGCGGCGGCGGCCAGGAGGAGCGCGATGCCTCCGCCGATTCCGTGGCGGCGGAGCCCGCGTCTCGCCCACTCGGCGACCGCCAGCAGGACAGGGACGGCGACGCCGAAGCAGATCACCAGGAAGAGGCCGGCGAGGTGGTCGACCCGCAACCCGCCGACGGGCAGCGCGAGAAGGCGGTGGAGGTCGGCGGTCATCTGACGGCCGGTCATCGCGCGGGCCCCGAGAACGACGAAGAGCGCGGATCCGGCGGCCGCGAGAAGCGGGCCGCCCATCCGCGCCGGACCGACCCGGATCGGTACGACGAGATCCCAGACGATTGCCCCGGCCAAGCAGGCAAATCCAGCGATCAGCAGTTCGATCATTGCAACCGTCCCATGGCCAGGAGAAGCGCGTGCAACAGGGCGAACGGCGTAGGCGGCGAGCCGGGCACCCAGATGTCGACCCGTACGGGATCGCCGTCCGCGGCACCCGTGGCACCCGCCGAGTCCGGGGTCGCCGCGATGAGGTCGCCGATTCCCCCGCTGGTCGCGTACGTCGGATGGACCAACCCGCCGCTGATCGCATCGGTGCCCGCTGCGATGACGACCAACGGCCGCGGCGCGGCCTGGAGAGTTCGGGCCAGCGGCGCGGCCATTCCCCGCGACCCGACGCCGGTGACCAGCAGGACGTCGGCGTGCCGGGGGGATGCGGTAAAGAAAATCCCGAGCCGGTGGATGTCGTACACCGGATTGAGCAGGGCAAGGACCTCCCACTCATCGGCGCCGTCGGAACCGGCGTCCACGTGCCGGACATGGATGGATCGGCGCAGCAGCCGGGTCCGGCGGGCCAGCTCGGCGCGGACCGCAGCGAGGGCGTCGTCCGTTTCCGGGAGTGCGGGGACGACGAGGAGGTCCCGGTGCGCCGCCGGCGCAGGAATGGTGAACCGGAACCGCTCCGGATACTGCCGCACGCAGCGGTGACAGAGAATGCACCGACCCTGATCGACGTGGAGCCGGTCTCCGTCCCGGCTGATGGCGCCGGTTGGGCAGACCGCGGGGATTTC
Encoded proteins:
- a CDS encoding NADH ubiquinone oxidoreductase, which translates into the protein MPWFTRGRRRVTSRWPAHPDSYRDTFPGAVTPIDRPGEAVPAEIPAVCPTGAISRDGDRLHVDQGRCILCHRCVRQYPERFRFTIPAPAAHRDLLVVPALPETDDALAAVRAELARRTRLLRRSIHVRHVDAGSDGADEWEVLALLNPVYDIHRLGIFFTASPRHADVLLVTGVGSRGMAAPLARTLQAAPRPLVVIAAGTDAISGGLVHPTYATSGGIGDLIAATPDSAGATGAADGDPVRVDIWVPGSPPTPFALLHALLLAMGRLQ
- a CDS encoding proton-conducting transporter membrane subunit, yielding MIELLIAGFACLAGAIVWDLVVPIRVGPARMGGPLLAAAGSALFVVLGARAMTGRQMTADLHRLLALPVGGLRVDHLAGLFLVICFGVAVPVLLAVAEWARRGLRRHGIGGGIALLLAAAALVIAADDVFVLVGGWELLSLAFYLLAGAPQRSGGGRAAMTAFSFGKIGGGLLLVGFLLLAAPQQGPGGWRFADLAVHLGPRHDIAYALLVAGFASKVGLLPFHVWVPPTYAAAVGPVRALLAGAAVNVGFYGLYRTAALLGRPPVWLVVAVLVVAGITAILGIAHAAVQTHLMRVIAYSSVENAGLILAGYGVALAGWYVGQPRLVAVGLLAATLQVIAHAAAKALLFVSAAGPERHVGSDDLDELVGIGRRLPASGAGLAIGSITLAGLPLTAGFVSEWFLLEALMQQFRLTGLAVKVAMAVAGALVALTTGFAGVTFVRLFGFVVLGKRNGQAATNRERGDLGWLGGSAVAILSLVCLATAAIAPEVIRFIAAGLDPLVGRDLVTQALNGPWVLQPVFADFSILSPSWLWIVLPGFLALAAGIGLTGSRLAMLRVRRVPAWRSATGGVAGHDRYTAFGYTNPTRKLLAGLLLTRTELRALEAATGGRAGSGQRGVGDVQLGYTSDVVEAVGAFLYRPLIRWTRRVVAGVKRLQSGRLEAYLAYMLAALIALLAAVAGMGHR